AAAGCCCAGACAGTAAAAGAAACGCCTGTATTTGCTGCCTGTATTTTGTCAAGCTGGACACTGCCAGCGCGCACCCGATCTTTTATTTTCCACGCTGTGATCGCACTCTTTCTTCCACCAAGGTCTGGGCCCCGCGGAGGCCTCGGCCTGAAGCAGCGGGCAGCCGCCGGGGAAACCCGCGCAggccgccgcggcgctgcccgcagcgAGGGCCCCttgggcggcggggccggaggggggcggccgccggccctcggcccgcccccggccccggccccggccccggccccggccccttcaggcgccgcgccgccgctgccgcggcCCAGTCGCCATGAAGGGGGCGCGGGGCGCGCTGGGCCTGTCgctgcgggcggcgcggccgggctggctgtggggggcggcggcgctgctggcgctgggcGCCCTGCTGGGGGCCTGGCGGTGGgccggcgggcggaggcgggcggcggggcgccgccgccgcttgCAGCGGGTGGGGACGGTGCTGAGCCTCTTCGTGTACCCGGTGAAGTCGTGCCGGGGGGTGGCGGTGCGGCGGGCGCAGGTGACGCCGATGGGGCTGCGGAGCGGGGAGCTGCGGGACAGGTACGGCGCGGGCGGGGCGAGGCGCGGTGCTgctgcccggcccccggcgggggCAGGCCCTGCTGCCAGGCCTCCGTCCCGGCTCCGCGCCTGTGAGGTGTTTTCGTCAAGGCCTTTGAAGAGGCGCCCGTTGTGCTGGTGCTGCCGTGGCCGGcacgccgcggggctgcgggaaTACCCTGTGCTCGGCGTCGGCCTTTAACGTTGTTCGACGCGTTTCTGTCCCCTGTCACGCTACAGGTTTTGGCTGGTGACCAAGGAAGATGGGCACATGGTTACAGCTCGCCAGGAGCCACGGCTGGTCCTCATTTCTGTCAGCTGTGAAAATGGGCACTTGACCTTGGATGCCCCAGAAATGAAGAAGCTGTGCTTGCCTATAAAGCTGCCCAGGAAAAATCGTGTGCAGAACTGCAGGTACTGAAGAAGGGGGGggtttccttcccttctcttctctctaaaTACTATCTCTTACTtacatgctttgcttttcaagacTCTGTGATGGTTTGCGTTTTCTCATGCAGAAATTGGAGGGTGAAAGTTGGGTgtctctgcttcttttctgtggGGGTCTGTCTCCCCATCTGCGTAATGGAGAGAGACTTCCGACCAGGggctgtagtgacaggacaaggggcaatggttttaaactaaaagggggtaggtttagattagacataaggaagaaattttttacggtgagggtggtgagaccctggaaTGGGTTGCCtagagaaattgtggatgccctgtcattggaagtgttaaaggccaggttggacagggctttgaacaacctgatctagtgaaagatgtccctgcccatggcaggggagttggactagatgatctttaaggtcccttccaacccaagccattctgtGAAATTCCCTGCCGTGTGTTACACAGGAGGCCAGGATTGATTGTCATAACAAAAGGTCTAGTTTTAATCTGCTAAACACTGGTGAAAACAAATGTCAGGAAAAGGTGACACAATATTGAAAAAACACACGTTACACATCTGCCAAATGAACTGTGATCTTCACTCTTCATACGTGTTTACTCATTTGTGTTTACTTctagtgttttcatttttgcttggGTGAGCAATTGCGTCTGAGAGCCTCAGTCATGCGTATCGGTATCTCCTGGTCACCGCTAGTATGTGCATCAACAGTTTTGGATACACATTGTGCATTTGGAATTGGTGAGATGTCGGTGTTTAGATTCCCTCACCCCTGTCTGTAGGCATTTAACTGAGGTGCCTAAATTAAAAACTTGGTTGCCTGAGGTTCACTCTGTGGTCACATGGGAAAGATGGGCATCCCCAGAGAGAAGTCATTCCCTGTAGGTGCTACCTCAAAGGGGTTTCAGGTGAACGGGTTACAAACATAGTCATTTAGCTGTGTGCCTAGAGTTTTGTTGTGTGAATGCAGGCCTAGTTATTTCATCCATGTATTGAAATCCATGCTGGAAAATTGGCAGGGGGAAGCAGAAAACCTTTTCTCTGCTAAAATGTCAGTTAATATGTAAGACTATTTAGTAACTGTAAATGTTGTTAGCCTCTACAGAGATACTGAtaagtgtttttcctttggaTAGCAGAGAAGGTTAAGGTACCAGCTGCTgtaattaaaactgaaagagtGCTAGAAAGGAAGTGCATTCACTAGCTTTTAGCATAAATCTGTTGCTGTGGAAACCCTTGATCAGCATAGCTCAGTATCTTGGTTTATACAAGGCAGGGGCAAGTTACAGATGATAGCATTTCTCATGGAGAAATAGGatagccttttaaaaatctgtctatAAAATGTATGTGTTGACCATATGACACATGAGCCAATGACACATACACTACAAAAACATGCAGTTTTCaatatgttatttttctaaaatttgttgtgccattagaaaaatatttaaatagactaaatacatttcagtaatgaaaaattAACTTGCATTTTCCAGTTTTAGATCTCAGTGATTTGTTCTTCtcttgattcttttctttctttgccttaaTAAACCATTGCACTCTCTGGCTTTAAAATTGCTAGAATTTGGGAATGCACGTAAGCAAAAGTTAGATTCATGTAAATGGACTTTAAAAATTACCAAGTTGTCCGGTATTGTAGGTGGTGTCACAGGGTGTGAAATTAGCAATACCCATAGTTAAACGTTGCCTTGTACTTCTCAGGAAGAATCCTGAGGTTTTGTATGATTCTGCTGTGCTTAAAAGATTTGCCATTTGTCAGCTCAAGGCTGATTCTTTCTGATCCATTCAGCCATTTGTAAGAATGAGCTTTGGGAATAGTACTGTGTTCAGGCAAATGAAGATTTGTCTCTTGCTCTGAGATTCTTCCCTTGCAGCTTGCGCGCGAGGGTAGCTGTCTTACTGCATGGTACACTCTGCTGGCAAGGTCCTCTGCACAGACTTGTATGTATTCTGCAACTGGGTGAGCACGATGCCTTCAGATGGGTGCTGGCTCATGCCTGGTAGTTTAGAGCTGAGGCAATGCAATAGTGCATCTGGCTGCAAAAGGCTGTGCAGGTGCTAATCTTTAAAACTGGTAAGTCCAGTTGCAGATTTTACTTGGATATTTAGAAATCCTGTGTTTTGGGGAGCCAAACGTAGGACTGAAGCCATTATGTAGGCACAGTTTCTATTTGTGCAAATAATATGCTAGAGGGTTTTTACAGCCCTCTGGTTAAGAAGCCTCTGTGTTCTTCATTTGTGCCCTTTGTCTGTATGTGTTGAGATACTTAAATTGCATGATGTATTCCTGTGGATCCCTGTACCACAGAGTGCTTAGGATAGATCTGCTTTGTGGGTGGAAAACAGTAGCGTTGGAAGCTGTAAGACCCTCACCTCTGTTATGCCAGCCAGAAGGCACGCAGGGACTGAGAGAACggagggaagagaaaggcagtTGAATGCTGTATGGGGCAATGGCATGTAGTCCCAGCCTGTGCCACAGAGTTCATACAGGGATTCCAGCAAACAGAGGAGGAATATTGCTGACAGCACCCTGACGATTCATCTCTCCCCCAGATGAGTAAAGGAGGGCTCCTAGCAGCTGGGCTCGGGCTAGATGAACTGCCTGGGCATCTCTATGCTTTAAGCTGTCCCAGGTATGATTGCAGAGGTAGAGGAAACTGCAGTGCATTTGGGTCAAAATCACTACTTTGAAGAGAGTGGTAAAACTATTTGTGACTGGTGTTGAAGTTTATTGGAAGATTGAGTAgaggttttactttttcttgccAGGAAAGCGTTCCTTGCTTAAACTTGTTTGTATGCTGCTGCCAGTGGCTTTTTATGCCCCATGGACTTTGCTtccattataaatatttaacCTCTCTCAGCATATATATTAGCTCAGTATCTTAAGTTTGAGCTTAAGAGTTTCATTCAGTTCTGGCTAAACTTTTACAGCACTAAAATCTGAAGGAAAGCTTCCTTAACAATCAGGGACATCTACAATTAATAACATTTGTAAATGTCAATTACAGTAAGTAACCACATCCTTTCAAACtatcatttattttctaaaattaattacCTTTCAGTTGATTTCTGGGAAAGTCTTTTGGTGTTGCAGTCACATGCAAATGCAAGAGTAGACCCTTTTTTTGCTTGCAAGTATGGCAAACAGGTAGGTTTGTTACTGGTCACTAGTGTGACAGTTAGCTCTGGGCACCTAAAGGCTGTTTCATGGCTCATTCTTTCACCAGCTGGTATCGTCCGGCCATGTCCATATTACTTAGCTTCCAAAACAAGGTGACCATAAGGAGATTGCGCACTGGGAATGATCCTTGTGCCAAATTCGGAAACCAACTTCCACCTTGTTACAATCTAGGAGGTTTGTTTACTATGTATTGCCACTGCCGTTAAAACAAGTTGTTTGCCTTTGAATAATAAGCATCCTTGAGCCTTCGGCTTTCCAGCTAACTTGCTGATGTGTCTTGTGACTCTTCAGGGTGTTTGGACTAGATATCCAAGGCAGGGACTGTGGAGATGAAGTGGCTCAGTGGATCACCACTTTCCTGAATTCAGAGCCATATCGACTGGTGCACTTTGAGCCCTCCATGGTGCCAAGAAAGTCAAAGGACATAATAAACCTTTTCCGAACCACAGATGaggtaaatgaatattttttttctcagaagtacTTTCTTTTAACCATTTCCCACCCACCCACTGAAACCTACCCATTCCGTCATTGGTGATTGAGCTCAGTTTAGCAAGGTGGGTAGTCACATACTTAAACCGCATgaatatttgccttttctgtgatGAGATGACTTGCTTAAGTTTTACTTTAAATCTGTTCTGAGCTATTGACCATTCACAGCTAAAGAGTCTGATACTGATATATGAAGAGGAACTGTTACATTGCAGAATAGCATTCCTTTTGTGCCTCAGTGAATAGAAAAAAGTTACGTTTTTAAAGATGGTTTGATGGTGTAATCTGTGTCGCATAGAAAACTTCCGTTCCCTATCCCTTGTTAGGTCTAGGAGTGTAGTGATATGAGCTGTGTTACCTCGTATTTTGTTTAAAGGAACAATGCTTAATCCAGGGCTCTGTAGTTGTGGGCCTAGGAATTAAAATCCAAAGAAGGTTACAGAGgtttcatctctctctttctgtggGAAGAGGTGTGATATTAGAGAGAGTTAATGCAGGTAGGGAAAGGA
The Mycteria americana isolate JAX WOST 10 ecotype Jacksonville Zoo and Gardens chromosome 3, USCA_MyAme_1.0, whole genome shotgun sequence genome window above contains:
- the LOC142407225 gene encoding mitochondrial amidoxime reducing component 2-like, translated to MKGARGALGLSLRAARPGWLWGAAALLALGALLGAWRWAGGRRRAAGRRRRLQRVGTVLSLFVYPVKSCRGVAVRRAQVTPMGLRSGELRDRFWLVTKEDGHMVTARQEPRLVLISVSCENGHLTLDAPEMKKLCLPIKLPRKNRVQNCRVFGLDIQGRDCGDEVAQWITTFLNSEPYRLVHFEPSMVPRKSKDIINLFRTTDEVAYPDCSPVLILSEASLEDLNTRLEKKVKIQNFRPNILVTDCSAFEEDTWEEILIGDAEMKGTVCCARCILTTVNPDTGVLDRKEPLETLKSYRLCDPSERHIHKSSPLFGRYFAVDKIGTIQVGDPVYKMVQ